One Vespula pensylvanica isolate Volc-1 chromosome 14, ASM1446617v1, whole genome shotgun sequence genomic window carries:
- the LOC122634104 gene encoding uncharacterized protein LOC122634104, which produces MSDHNQCCNTFDNFENESVKESDELLIDAVRAYPHLYNHKDPNFKNHLMKKNSWKEIALTVNIPVSECQIRWVRLRERFGKEKRQRELDLKNGNGISQRNIFIYYETMSFLNDHIKRRRSYTNVSNLKRPKRIEVTANKSHTCISLFDSSSTIKKDDQKMNLSMDSTIIKSTESPIFKTTSQFSNIIDEIPIEPCANFLTSFKQNFISDTIPASSSMTSLKNSHLSLTGPLRHFSDLPHNLHKSDESTRNSILSMHESTSSPAATIFQTTPFSRRPPFKKKNNSVELESSLILLWQTMHQRLLDNHNSEVTDSSDEIFAKLIVNQLERLPLHEKQKRQQAIIQILYEPYNS; this is translated from the exons ATGAGTGATCATAATCAATGTTGTAATACGTTTGATAactttgaaaatgaaagtGTTAAAGAAAGTGATGAACTACTCATCGATGCTGTGAGAGCATATCCACATCTTTATAACCACAAAGATCCTAATTTTAAAAACcatttgatgaaaaaaaattcgtggaAAGAAATAGCCTTAACAGTAAATATACCAG TTTCTGAGTGTCAGATCCGATGGGTAAGACTTCGTGAAAGattcggaaaagaaaaacgtcaaAGAGAGTTGGATTTAAAGAATGGCAATGGAATTAGTCaacgtaatattttcatatattacgAAACTATGTCATTTCTGAATGAtcatattaaaagaagaag ATCTTATACGAATGTCTCAAATTTAAAACGTCCAAAGAGGATAGAAGTCACGGCAAATAAATCACATACATGTATTTCATTGTTTGATTCTTCGtctacaattaaaaaagacgACCAAAAAATGAATCTTTCAATGGATAgtacaattattaaaagtacAGAATCTCCAATCTTCAAAACTACCTCACAATTCTCAAATATAATAGATGAAATACCAATTGAACCATGTGCAAACTTCTTAACATCattcaaacaaaatttcatatcAGACACTATTCCTGCTTCTTCGTCAATGACATCACTCAAAAATAGTCACTTAAGTTTAACTGGTCCTCTTAGACATTTTTCGGATCTTCCTCATAATCTTCATAAATCTGATGAATCAACGAGAAACTCGATCCTTTCAATGCATGAATCCACCTCTTCTCCAGCAGcaacaatttttcaaacaaCGCCATTTTCACGAAGACCAccatttaagaaaaaaaataattcggtCGAATTAGAAAGTTCTTTGATTTTACTTTGGCAAACTATGCACCAACGTCTTCTGGATAATCATAATTCCGAAGTGACTGATAGCTCGGACGAAATTTTTGCAAAGTTAATTGTTAATCAATTAGAAAGATTACCATTacatgaaaaacaaaaacggcAACAAGCAATCATACAAATTTTGTATGAACCTTATAACTCTTGA
- the LOC122634102 gene encoding folliculin, translated as MNAAIALCTFCEIHGPKVIFTTQTYRNYDNQTTEKLKFYGPKEILKQAQTTIDEGQQECEGCQSINNLKYLSNEHDTRTSFLSAQQPLTQDIEILLKHACIRSLSCEVHPGKEGVCYFGDEYRGHVLSRTFTLKDAQARGFRRWCSFIVFMRDKQFLLNMWPFLIDNLREVIRELQDCAERKYNIEEAECPQRTMRLITTNSSSGSCHNSTKQVRALSSITNEKHVYVRIHMWLVWILSAGARHFIEILPMSLLDKELNYNLEHRIETEEGFTLVNTKLPVNLNLNTEESQTSEFSEISNNAAILILRNLKKIIGKDQFRQLLYSSLTGIQILVRGPKTQRIELLHGLSSLVPRACRRVHTQAVEYLDLNKYNFIGVDTSVAVPLPSPNVCRLDIIADEHKVENTPSHIVKWTGLLPLKLPTLLVKLEKSLEDEKLGNSVLKAHFIALQKEWANIARVVHAMRGRGHRGDLSGLMLSLGAGPHDKKLLDAWSMGLPSNPA; from the exons ATGAATGCCGCTATTGCCTTATGTACATTTTGTGAAATACATGGACCTAAAGTAATATTTACAACGCAAACTTATCGCAATTATGATAATCAAACTACagaaaagttaaaattttatggaccaaaagaaatattaaaacaagcACAGACTACAATAGATGAAGGACAACAAGAATGTGAAGGTTGtcaaagtattaataatttaaaatacttgAGTAATGAGCATGATACCAgaacatcttttttatctgCTCAACAACCATTGACTCaagatattgaaattttattaaaacatgcATGCATCAG gaGTCTCAGTTGTGAAGTACATCCAGGCAAAGAAGGTGTTTGCTATTTTGGAGATGAATACAGAGGGCATGTTTTAAGTCGTACTTTTACATTAAAAGATGCCCAG gcAAGAGGCTTTCGCAGATGGTGCagctttattgtttttatgaGGGATAAGCAGTTTTTATTGAACATGTGgccatttttaattgataatctAAGAGAGGTCATTAGAGAATTACAGGACTGtgcagaaagaaaatacaatattgAAGAAGCTGAATGCCCACAAAGAACAATGCGTTTGATTACAACAAATAGCAGCTCAGGCTCCTGTCATAATTCAACAAAACAAGTTAGAGCACTTAGCAGTATAACAAATGAGAAGCATGTTTATGTCAg AATCCACATGTGGCTTGTATGGATCCTTAGTGCAGGTGCTAGacattttatagaaattttaccAATGAGTTTACTAGATAAAGAACTTAATTACAATTTAGAACATCGTATAG aaactgAAGAAGGATTCACTTTGGTTAATACAAAATTACCCGTAAATTTGAACTTAAATACAGAAGAATCTCAAACATCAGAGTTTTCTGAGATTTCAAATAATGCTGCTATTCTTATtctaagaaatttaaaaaaaataattggcAAAGATCAATTCAGACAATTATTATACTCTAGTTTAACTGGCATTCAAATTTTGGTGAGAGGTCCAAAAACTCAAAGAATTGAATTATTACATGGGTTAAGTTCACTAGTACCAAGAGCATGTAGAAGAGTACATACACAAGCAGTAGAATATCTggatctaaataaatataattttattg GAGTGGACACATCTGTAGCTGTACCTTTACCATCTCCAAATGTATGTAGATTGGATATTATAGCTGATGAACATAAAGTTGAAAATACACCATCACATATAGTTAAATGGACTGGTTTACTCCCATTAAAACTTCCTACATTGTTAGTAAAACTTGAAAAATCGTTGGAAGATGAAAAACTCGGAAATTCTGTTCTTAAGGCACACTTTATTGCTTTACAGAAAGAATGGGCAAA TATTGCAAGGGTTGTTCATGCAATGCGAGGCAGAGGTCATCGTGGAGATCTTTCTGGTCTCATGCTTAGTTTAGGAGCTGGCCCccatgataaaaaattgttagatGCATGGTCTATGGGTTTACCATCAAATCCTGCATAA